From Natronincola ferrireducens, the proteins below share one genomic window:
- a CDS encoding sigma factor G inhibitor Gin, producing MGEDLYCCICNDETGRGIILLNQYICRSCEKEIINTPSDELKYEIFKRKIKDIWISFLQAT from the coding sequence ATGGGTGAGGACTTGTACTGTTGTATATGTAACGATGAAACCGGTAGAGGAATTATTTTATTAAACCAATATATATGTAGAAGTTGTGAAAAGGAAATAATAAACACACCATCTGATGAATTAAAATATGAAATTTTCAAACGAAAAATAAAGGATATTTGGATAAGCTTTTTACAGGCGACTTAA
- the cobJ gene encoding precorrin-3B C(17)-methyltransferase, which produces MGKVFVIGIGPGGEDYMTPAAREGIMSSDVIIGYKTYIDLIRPILGDKRVIDSGMKREIERCSLAIDLAEEGHTVALVSSGDPGIYGMAGAVLEVKGEKNSPIEIEVIPGVTAVSAAAAVLGAPLMHDFAVISLSDLLTDWDVIKKRLQLGAEGDFVIALYNPKSKGRVTQIEEARDIMLQHRKKETPVGIVRNAKRRGEEVIITTLGEMLNHSIDMLTMVIIGNSNSFIQDGKIITPRGYHL; this is translated from the coding sequence ATGGGAAAAGTATTTGTAATAGGCATAGGTCCAGGAGGAGAGGATTACATGACTCCGGCTGCCAGGGAAGGAATTATGTCCAGTGACGTTATTATTGGGTACAAAACCTATATTGACTTGATTCGCCCCATCCTAGGGGATAAAAGAGTAATAGACAGTGGCATGAAACGGGAGATAGAAAGATGCAGCCTAGCCATTGATTTAGCAGAGGAAGGACATACAGTTGCATTGGTCAGCAGTGGAGATCCTGGCATATATGGTATGGCTGGGGCAGTACTAGAGGTAAAGGGTGAGAAAAACAGTCCTATAGAAATAGAGGTTATCCCAGGGGTAACAGCCGTAAGTGCAGCAGCTGCTGTACTGGGGGCACCCCTCATGCATGATTTTGCTGTCATTAGCTTAAGCGATCTTTTAACCGATTGGGACGTTATAAAAAAACGCCTTCAGCTGGGGGCTGAGGGGGATTTTGTTATAGCCCTCTATAACCCAAAGAGCAAGGGCAGAGTTACCCAGATTGAAGAGGCTAGGGATATTATGCTACAGCATAGAAAAAAGGAAACCCCTGTAGGTATTGTAAGAAATGCTAAACGAAGGGGTGAAGAAGTTATTATTACTACCTTGGGAGAAATGCTAAATCATTCTATTGATATGCTGACGATGGTGATCATAGGGAATAGTAACAGCTTTATCCAGGATGGCAAAATCATTACCCCAAGGGGATACCATCTATGA
- the cobK gene encoding precorrin-6A reductase, which yields MILALCGTSEGRELVAKLLEKQLKVLTTVTTGYGAKLLREGMGVEVLEGRLDKEKMKALVNNKGLEYIVDITHPYAENISRLAIEVAKEEKIHYLRYERKATSSEDKHILLAKDFDEAAKLAKSFRGNIFLTVGSNHIPTFLREVDVNRLVARVLPLSTIVQACEDQGFTPDNLIAMKGPFNEEMNKQMFETYRAAVIVTKDSGKAGGTEEKIAAAKTLNLPVILVKKPSISYGEVYDDMDSLVHKIASIRSK from the coding sequence ATGATTTTAGCCCTATGTGGAACTTCAGAGGGACGGGAGCTGGTGGCAAAGCTTCTTGAAAAGCAGCTAAAGGTCTTAACCACTGTAACGACAGGCTATGGAGCCAAGCTCCTAAGGGAGGGTATGGGGGTGGAGGTTTTGGAGGGAAGGCTGGACAAGGAAAAGATGAAGGCTTTGGTAAACAATAAAGGACTTGAATACATTGTAGATATCACCCATCCCTATGCTGAAAATATTTCTAGACTAGCTATAGAGGTGGCTAAAGAAGAAAAAATCCACTACCTACGATATGAAAGGAAGGCCACCTCCTCTGAAGATAAACATATTCTGTTGGCTAAAGATTTTGATGAAGCGGCAAAATTGGCAAAATCCTTTAGGGGAAACATATTTCTTACGGTAGGCAGTAACCATATACCTACTTTTTTAAGGGAGGTTGATGTCAATAGGTTGGTGGCCAGAGTTCTGCCCCTTTCCACCATTGTCCAAGCCTGTGAAGACCAGGGGTTTACCCCCGACAATCTTATTGCCATGAAGGGCCCCTTCAATGAAGAAATGAATAAACAAATGTTTGAAACCTATAGAGCAGCTGTTATTGTAACGAAGGACAGCGGAAAAGCTGGAGGAACAGAAGAAAAAATAGCTGCAGCAAAAACCTTAAACCTTCCTGTAATTTTAGTAAAAAAACCTTCTATCTCCTATGGAGAAGTTTATGATGATATGGATTCCTTGGTGCATAAAATTGCCTCAATTCGCTCAAAATAA
- a CDS encoding aminotransferase class I/II-fold pyridoxal phosphate-dependent enzyme → MKSTPLLDRLLQIEAEDITSFHMPGHKNGKIFKKFHYKNFKQHLANIDTTEIIGTDNLHKPKEIIKQAQERASEAFKSEETFFLVNGSTSGIYSMIMAATSPGDKIIIGRNCHQSVINITILGDLTPVYLYPEMDIEKGIALGISPEEVERRLIENPDAKAVVIAYPTYHGFASDLKRIAEIVHSHGKILLVDEAHGAHLGLSHRLPMTALECGADAVVQSIHKTLPAFTQSSMLHVQGNRIDREKLKFMLRLHQSTSPSYILMASLDLATTIYQDYGRELMEELLYHVEVFKNKMKDIEGVTVLGTELVGKHFIKAMDTTRLWISMHHQGIDGYELERRLRDKYRIQMELSNIYGVLGMTSIGNDKEDFDRLYTGLLDLSQHKEDKGKIEKMPFFSYSIPKRTFTPREALYKPKKKVLLEDSIGHISGEYFIPYPPGIPILIPGEVIEEEMINYVKTMVARGMEVLGLKDITCQRIEILTD, encoded by the coding sequence ATGAAATCAACACCCCTTTTAGACAGACTTTTACAGATAGAGGCAGAAGACATTACATCTTTCCACATGCCAGGTCATAAGAATGGAAAAATATTTAAAAAATTTCACTATAAAAACTTTAAACAACATTTAGCCAATATAGATACAACAGAAATAATTGGCACCGACAATCTCCATAAGCCTAAGGAAATTATCAAACAAGCACAAGAAAGAGCCAGTGAGGCTTTTAAAAGTGAAGAAACATTTTTTTTGGTTAATGGCAGCACATCAGGTATTTATAGTATGATTATGGCCGCCACATCTCCAGGGGACAAGATTATTATAGGAAGGAACTGTCATCAATCGGTTATCAATATTACGATTTTAGGAGATTTGACTCCTGTGTACCTTTATCCTGAAATGGATATAGAAAAAGGCATAGCTCTAGGGATTTCACCTGAAGAGGTGGAGAGGAGATTAATAGAAAACCCTGATGCTAAGGCGGTGGTGATTGCTTACCCAACCTACCATGGATTTGCCAGCGACCTTAAAAGAATTGCAGAAATTGTCCATAGTCATGGAAAGATCCTCCTGGTGGATGAAGCCCATGGAGCCCATCTAGGATTAAGCCATAGGCTTCCCATGACAGCCCTAGAATGTGGCGCTGATGCTGTGGTCCAGAGTATTCATAAAACCCTTCCCGCCTTCACCCAAAGCTCTATGCTCCATGTGCAGGGTAATAGAATAGATAGAGAAAAATTAAAATTTATGTTAAGATTACATCAAAGCACCAGTCCTTCCTATATATTAATGGCCTCCTTAGATTTAGCCACCACTATTTATCAAGATTATGGTAGGGAGCTTATGGAGGAGCTGTTGTATCATGTAGAAGTCTTTAAAAATAAAATGAAGGACATAGAGGGTGTGACGGTTTTAGGAACAGAATTGGTGGGAAAGCATTTTATTAAAGCAATGGATACAACAAGACTCTGGATTAGTATGCACCATCAAGGTATTGATGGCTATGAACTAGAGAGAAGGCTTAGAGATAAGTATCGTATCCAAATGGAGCTGTCTAACATTTACGGTGTGTTGGGGATGACCTCTATTGGTAATGATAAAGAAGACTTTGATAGACTATATACTGGTTTGTTGGACTTATCACAACACAAAGAAGACAAAGGAAAAATAGAAAAAATGCCCTTCTTCTCCTACTCTATACCCAAACGGACCTTTACACCGAGGGAGGCCCTATACAAGCCTAAGAAAAAGGTTTTGCTGGAGGACAGCATAGGTCATATTAGTGGAGAATATTTTATTCCCTATCCCCCAGGGATTCCTATCCTTATTCCAGGAGAAGTTATAGAAGAAGAAATGATAAACTATGTAAAGACAATGGTTGCAAGGGGTATGGAGGTATTGGGACTCAAGGATATTACATGTCAGAGGATAGAGATACTTACAGATTAA
- the tmk gene encoding dTMP kinase: MKKGLFISIEGLDGSGKSTQIQYMKRFMEDKGFEVLLTREPGGTVIGEKIRDIILDKQHQEMADTTEVLLYAASRAQHVQQFILPALQEGKVVLCDRFVDSSIAYQGGGRKLGCSLVKEINRFATQGLKPDLTIFFDISPVTSLQRISSKEIDRLEQEKIDFHEAVYNAYKELCREEPHRIKVVKADRDIEAISRDIQGLLIKLIKEGNL; this comes from the coding sequence ATGAAAAAGGGTTTATTTATATCGATAGAAGGTTTAGATGGATCAGGAAAAAGCACCCAGATCCAGTATATGAAAAGATTTATGGAGGACAAAGGCTTTGAAGTCCTATTGACAAGAGAACCAGGAGGAACCGTCATTGGAGAAAAAATCAGAGACATTATATTAGATAAGCAGCACCAAGAGATGGCAGATACTACAGAAGTCCTTTTGTATGCCGCTTCAAGAGCTCAACACGTCCAACAATTTATTTTACCTGCCCTACAGGAGGGTAAGGTGGTCCTATGTGATAGATTTGTGGATTCCAGCATTGCCTATCAGGGTGGAGGAAGAAAATTAGGCTGTAGCTTAGTAAAAGAAATCAATAGATTTGCAACCCAAGGATTAAAGCCTGACTTAACCATATTTTTTGATATTTCTCCTGTAACAAGCCTGCAAAGGATTAGTTCCAAGGAAATAGATAGATTAGAACAGGAAAAAATAGATTTTCATGAGGCTGTCTACAATGCTTATAAGGAGCTATGTAGGGAGGAACCCCATAGAATTAAAGTAGTGAAGGCTGATAGAGATATTGAAGCCATTAGTAGGGATATACAAGGACTATTAATAAAATTAATAAAGGAGGGAAATCTATGA
- a CDS encoding cyclic-di-AMP receptor translates to MKLVIAIVHDEDAGDLMEELTNNKFRITKLATTGGFLRAGNTTLLVGTEDEEIDKVIAIIKNNCESRKEIATSPAPVSGTTGVFIPYPIEVTVGGATVFVVDVEKYVKL, encoded by the coding sequence ATGAAACTAGTAATAGCCATCGTTCATGATGAAGATGCAGGAGATCTTATGGAGGAGTTAACCAACAACAAGTTCAGAATTACCAAGCTAGCCACTACAGGAGGTTTTTTAAGGGCAGGGAATACAACTCTTTTAGTAGGTACAGAGGATGAAGAGATTGATAAAGTCATAGCCATTATAAAAAACAACTGTGAATCTAGAAAGGAAATAGCCACTTCTCCTGCACCGGTATCAGGAACAACAGGGGTGTTTATTCCTTACCCCATAGAAGTAACAGTAGGGGGAGCAACGGTTTT